Proteins encoded together in one Mycobacterium simiae window:
- a CDS encoding recombinase family protein has translation MRQEDSKQANFSGVGSRVGYTRVSTVAQTLEQQNAALGAAGVAKTFSDVMSGARDDRPGLAALMDYIRAGDTVVVWKLDRLGRNTIHILETVKALTDRGVTLVSTTEGIDSSTPAGRMMIGVLGSLAEYERELIQERTALKRATSRANGTKFGRPRKVDDAEHIATATRMKADGHTARAVAKYLGVSRATLYRYLAAA, from the coding sequence GTGAGGCAAGAAGATTCGAAGCAAGCCAATTTTTCAGGCGTCGGGTCGCGCGTCGGGTACACCCGCGTCAGCACTGTGGCCCAGACTCTCGAACAGCAGAATGCCGCACTCGGAGCGGCAGGCGTAGCCAAGACATTCTCCGATGTGATGTCAGGTGCCCGCGATGACAGGCCAGGGCTCGCTGCGCTCATGGACTACATTCGTGCGGGCGACACCGTGGTCGTGTGGAAGCTAGACCGGCTCGGGCGCAACACAATACATATCTTGGAGACGGTCAAAGCGCTGACCGACCGTGGCGTGACGTTGGTATCGACCACAGAGGGCATCGACTCGTCCACGCCCGCTGGCCGGATGATGATCGGGGTTTTGGGGTCCCTCGCTGAGTATGAGCGAGAGCTAATACAAGAACGAACCGCGTTGAAGCGGGCGACCTCTCGCGCCAACGGCACCAAATTCGGGCGTCCCCGAAAAGTTGATGACGCCGAGCACATCGCGACCGCCACGCGAATGAAGGCCGACGGTCATACGGCGAGGGCCGTTGCCAAGTATCTGGGTGTGAGCCGCGCAACGCTTTACCGCTACCTCGCAGCCGCCTGA